TCAGACCGACGTCCTTCGAGAGCCCTTCGACTTCTCTCAAGACTGGCCTCAGGACGACGGCCTTTGGGAGCCCTTCGGAAGGCCATTCGATCCGGACGCAGAAGTCGGGACTAAAGGCAAGTCTATCGCAGCAACAACATTTTAATCGCCCTGCTGTACTTTGTTGTCACTAACCGAGCGATGTAGATGCCGGTTGGGACTTCCCGGCCATGTTTGTCCCTGCCATTCCAAACGACGTTCTGATACCCAGATGCAATCCAGACATCTACAAGACGGACTAACTCTCGGCCCAGGATATCGTAGATCACTAGGCTGACGTGCGTATTCTCCGGAAGATCATACCGGATGGTGGTGGAGGGATTGAAGGGATTCGGGTAGTTTTGCCCAAGACGGAAACTATTGGGAATCTGACTTTGTGGTAGGCTTACCGATAGTGTTGAATCATTGTAGTTGATCACACTGGCCCATACCTGGTTCAAGTGCTCGGTATCTTTTCTAATTGAGGACCGCCACGCCGTGT
The DNA window shown above is from Candidatus Neomarinimicrobiota bacterium and carries:
- a CDS encoding T9SS type A sorting domain-containing protein, with amino-acid sequence TAWRSSIRKDTEHLNQVWASVINYNDSTLSVSLPQSQIPNSFRLGQNYPNPFNPSTTIRYDLPENTHVSLVIYDILGRELVRLVDVWIASGYQNVVWNGRDKHGREVPTGIYIARLVTTKYSRAIKMLLLR